The genome window TTATTCCATCCCCCGCCCCGATTTATATGAAAACCAATTTACCCAAAGCAATTGCCGCCAAAAACATTTTTACTGACAAAACGAACCCATTTTTATCAATATGCCCCGGGCAACTCAGAAAATTTATCTCAAGGATGAAACGAACCCATTTTAAAAATCGGGCCCCCGCCCCGATTTATATGAAAACCAATTTACCCAAAGCAATTGCCGCCAAAAACATTTTTACTGAAAAAACGAACCCATTTTTATCAATATGCCCCGGGCAACTCAGAAAATTTATCTCAAGGATGAAACGAACCCATTTTAAAAATCGGGTGCCTTACCCGCCGTGACAGGATCCGCGAAAATGTCTTGCCTGACCGTTGAAGAAAATCATATCTTCAACCCGAAATTGGGAAGGAAGCAGTTATCGATGCTCAGCATTCGTAAAATCAGCGTTATCGGCCAGCGCTACCGGCATTTCAACCGGTACAAAAAAATCCTCAATGTCGTTATCAAGTACGGTTTCGGGGACTTGATCGACCGTCTTAAAATCGAGCAGTATTTCAAAATCGGACTGAAAATTGTCCCCGAAGAACAACTACACCAGATTCAGAACCTGACCACAGCGGAACGGGTTCGCAAAATCCTTGAGGAACTCGGCCCGACCTTCGTCAAACTGGCCCAGATTCTCTCGACCCGTCCCGACCTGATCCCGCTGGAGTATATCGCCGAGTTTACCAAACTCCAGGACCGGGTCCCGGTTTTCCCGTACGAGGAAGTCGTCAAGGTTATCGAAAACGAAACCGGACGTAAACCCGAGGAGTTGTTCGACAAATTTGAACCGGAACCCTATGCCGCCGCCTCGATCGGACAGGTGCACCGGGCGGTTATGTCCGACGGTGAGGAAGTTGCGGTCAAGGTCCAGCGGCCGGGAATCGTCAAGACCATCGAGATCGACCTGGAAATTATGCTCCATCTGGCCGGCCTGGCCGAACAGCATATCAAGGAACTGGAGCAATTCCGCCCGTCCCGGATTGTCGCGGAATTCGCCCGGACTATCGAAAAGGAAATCGACTACAATACCGAAGCCACCCACATGGAGCATTTCGCCCGCATGTTTATCAATGATCCGACCGTTTATGTTCCCCGCGTGTACCGCGAACTGACCACCGAGCGGATGCTGACCATGGAATATGTCGAAGGGATCAAGGTTTCCGAAATCGAGGCTCTCCGGCAGGCCGGGTACAACCTCAAAGAAATCGCCGGCCGCGGGGCCGTCCTGATCATGAAACAGATTTTCGAGTACGGTTTCTTCCATGCCGACCCGCACCCCGGCAATGTCTTCATTCTCGACAACAATGTCATCTGCTATCTCGATTTCGGTATGATGGGCCGGATCAGCCTGATGGAACGGGAGCAGTTCGCCGAACTTCTGATGCGGGTGGTCAACCGCGAGGAAAAAAAGGCGGCCGAGATTTTCCTGGAACTGACCGATTATGACGAGGAGCCGGACCGCAACCTGCTGGAACGCGATCTGGCCGACCTGATCGACCGGTTTCTTTACCTGCCGCTCAATGAAATCGATACCGGCAAACTGCTCCACCAGCTTCTCCATGTGGTTTCAAAGCATGGCCTTAGTCTCAAGCCGCATCTTTACCTGATGATGAAGGCGATGGGGACGGTCGAGGGGATCGGCCGCCGTCTCGATGCCGATTTCGAAATCGGCGGGCACGCCGGGCCGTTTGTCAAAAAAATTCAGTTGAACCGCCTCAATCCCAAAAGAATTGTCGGCGATATGATGGACTCCGGCATGGAACTGCTCCATCTCCTGCGCGAGATCCCCGCCGAACTGCGAACCCTGGTCAAACAGGTCCGCGACGGCCGGGCCAAAATCCAGTTCGAGCATCGCGGTCTGGACCATATGATCGCCTCCCATGAAAAAATCAGCAACCGCATCGTTTTCGCCATTGTCCTGGCCGCCCTCATTATCGGTTCCTCGCTGATAATTCACTCCGATATCCCGCCCCGTCTCGGCGGAATCCCCGTGATCGGGCTGTTCGGATTTCTGGTGGCGGGACTGATGGGGTTCTGGCTTTTAATTTCGATCCTCCGTAGCGGCCGTATGTGAGTCGAAACACTCCCTCTATGGAAATTCCTCCGAACAATTGCCGCTCCGGCGCTGTTTATAAGAAATTAAATAACGAAGCCAAAAAGGAGACTGCATATGCCCCGGATAGGAATCTTTTACGGAAGCACCACCGGTAATACCGAGGAAGTCGTCAATATGCTGGCCGGGCGACTGACCGAACACGGATTCGAAGTCGTTATCCACGATATCGTCCGGCAGGAACTCGAGGATATGATGCACTATGATAATCTTATCCTGGCCTCGCCCACCTGGAATATGGGTGAACTCCAGGAGGATTGGGAGGTGGTTTTCGAGGAATTTTCCAGACTCGATTTCACCGGCAAAAAAGTGGCTTTTCTCGGTCTGGGCGATCAGGCCGGGCATTCGGAGACTTTTCTCAACGGGATCGGCCTGCTGGCCCGCCCGGTGGAAAAAAACGGCGCCGAAATCGTCGGAATGTGGCCGCGTGAGGATTATGAATACGAAAATTCCGAAGCCGAACGGGGCGAGATGTTTATCGGGCTGGCTATCGACCAGGATTCGGAAGAAGACCAAACTGCCGAACGGCTGGACCGCTGGGTAACCATGATTACGGGGCAATTCGGTCAATGATATCCTATCTTCAAAACCGGGTCAGTTTTAAATCGTGCTTGTATTATGGTTCAAAACAGTCCAATATCCGGGGCCGGCCGGCGTATTTATTGAAAATCCTGACAGCCCAGGGGGGGTGCTGTCGGGAACCTTTGAAAAAGGAAACCCATAAATTCGGGGAATTTAATTATGCATAAAATTGGTTTGTTTTACGGCACCACCACCGGCAATACCGAAGAGGTCGCCCGTATCCTGGCCCAGGAACTTGAAAATGTCGGCCTTGATGTGGATATGTACGATGTGGCCGATACCGATCTGCAGACTATGGCTCATTATGATCGCATGATTCTGGTCTCCCCGACCTGGAGCCGCGGGAGTCTGCCCGATGACTGGGAAACTATCTACACCGATTTTGCCCATCTCGATTTTTCCGGGAAAAGAGTCGCTTTCCTGGGACTGGGTGATCAGGTCGGTTATCCCGATTATTTTGTCGATTCCATTGGCAAATTGGCTCGCCCGGTCTATTTGAACGGCGGCCAGGTGGTCGGACAGTGGCCCAATAAAGAATATTTCTTCAATCGGTCCGATGCCTCCGAAGGCGATTATTTCGTCGGACTGGCTATCGATCAGGATAACGAGGACTTCCTCACCAAAGAT of Candidatus Zixiibacteriota bacterium contains these proteins:
- a CDS encoding AarF/ABC1/UbiB kinase family protein, encoding MLSIRKISVIGQRYRHFNRYKKILNVVIKYGFGDLIDRLKIEQYFKIGLKIVPEEQLHQIQNLTTAERVRKILEELGPTFVKLAQILSTRPDLIPLEYIAEFTKLQDRVPVFPYEEVVKVIENETGRKPEELFDKFEPEPYAAASIGQVHRAVMSDGEEVAVKVQRPGIVKTIEIDLEIMLHLAGLAEQHIKELEQFRPSRIVAEFARTIEKEIDYNTEATHMEHFARMFINDPTVYVPRVYRELTTERMLTMEYVEGIKVSEIEALRQAGYNLKEIAGRGAVLIMKQIFEYGFFHADPHPGNVFILDNNVICYLDFGMMGRISLMEREQFAELLMRVVNREEKKAAEIFLELTDYDEEPDRNLLERDLADLIDRFLYLPLNEIDTGKLLHQLLHVVSKHGLSLKPHLYLMMKAMGTVEGIGRRLDADFEIGGHAGPFVKKIQLNRLNPKRIVGDMMDSGMELLHLLREIPAELRTLVKQVRDGRAKIQFEHRGLDHMIASHEKISNRIVFAIVLAALIIGSSLIIHSDIPPRLGGIPVIGLFGFLVAGLMGFWLLISILRSGRM
- a CDS encoding flavodoxin: MPRIGIFYGSTTGNTEEVVNMLAGRLTEHGFEVVIHDIVRQELEDMMHYDNLILASPTWNMGELQEDWEVVFEEFSRLDFTGKKVAFLGLGDQAGHSETFLNGIGLLARPVEKNGAEIVGMWPREDYEYENSEAERGEMFIGLAIDQDSEEDQTAERLDRWVTMITGQFGQ
- a CDS encoding flavodoxin, whose product is MHKIGLFYGTTTGNTEEVARILAQELENVGLDVDMYDVADTDLQTMAHYDRMILVSPTWSRGSLPDDWETIYTDFAHLDFSGKRVAFLGLGDQVGYPDYFVDSIGKLARPVYLNGGQVVGQWPNKEYFFNRSDASEGDYFVGLAIDQDNEDFLTKDRIRAWVADLKKQFAD